The following coding sequences are from one Macaca nemestrina isolate mMacNem1 chromosome 1, mMacNem.hap1, whole genome shotgun sequence window:
- the LOC105493492 gene encoding calcium/manganese antiporter SLC30A10 isoform X3 — protein MKKEKKSEALNIRGVLLHVMGDALGSVVVVITAIIFYVLPLKSEEPCNWQCYIDPSLTVLMVIIILSSAFPLIKETAAILLQMVPKGVNMEELMSKLSAVPGISSVHEVHIWELVSGKIIATLHIKYPKDRGYQDASTKIREIFHSAGIHNVTIQFENVDLKEPLEQKDLLLLCNSPCISKSCAKQLCCPPGALPLAHVNGCAEHNGGPSLDTYGSDGLSRRDTRQVAIEVSLDGCLSDHGQTLNKTQEDQCYVNSTHF, from the exons atgaaaaaagagaaaaaatctgaAGCTCTGAATATCAGAG GTGTACTTTTGCATGTGATGGGAGATGCCCTGGGGTCCGTGGTTGTGGTCATCACGGCCATCATATTCTATGTGCTTCCCCTGAAGAGTGAGGAACCGTGTAACTGGCAGTGTTACATTGACCCCAGCCTGACTGTCCTCATGGTCATCATCATTTTGTCATCTGCCTTCCCGCTCATCAAGGAGACCGCTGCCATTCTGTTGCAGATGGTCCCCAAAGGAGTCAACATGGAAGAGCTGA TGAGCAAACTCTCTGCTGTGCCCGGAATTAGCAGTGTACATGAAGTGCACATCTGGGAACTTGTAAGTGGAAAGATTATTGCCACCCTGCACATCAAGTATCCTAAGGACAGGGGATATCAAGATGCCAGCACAAAAATTCGAGAAATCTTCCACAGTGCAGGAATCCACAATGTGACCATCCAGTTTGAAAATGTGGACTTGAAGGAACCCCTGGAGCAGAAGGACTTACTGTTGCTCTGCAACTCACCCTGCATCTCCAAGAGCTGTGCTAAGCAGCTGTGTTGTCCCCCCGGGGCACTGCCTCTGGCCCACGTCAATGGCTGCGCTGAGCACAATGGCGGGCCCTCTCTAGACACATACGGAAGTGATGGCCTCAGTAGAAGAGACACAAGACAAGTGGCTATTGAAGTGTCTTTGGACGGCTGTCTGAGTGACCACGGACAAACTCTTAACAAAACTCAGGAGGACCAATGTTATGTCAACAGCACTCATTTTTAA
- the LOC105493492 gene encoding calcium/manganese antiporter SLC30A10 isoform X1 encodes MGRYSGKTCRLLFMLVLTVAFFVAELVSGYLGNSIALLSDSFNMLSDLISLCVGLSAGYIARRPTGGFSATYGYARAEVVGALSNAVFLTALCFTIFVEAVLRLARPERIDDPELVLIVGVLGLLVNVVGLLIFQDCAAWFACCRRGRRRRLQQRQQLAEDYVPSAFGGPQGAEDPRRAAAPTAPGSDSAVTLRGTSVERKREKGATVFSNVAGDSFNTQNEPEEVMKKEKKSEALNIRGVLLHVMGDALGSVVVVITAIIFYVLPLKSEEPCNWQCYIDPSLTVLMVIIILSSAFPLIKETAAILLQMVPKGVNMEELMSKLSAVPGISSVHEVHIWELVSGKIIATLHIKYPKDRGYQDASTKIREIFHSAGIHNVTIQFENVDLKEPLEQKDLLLLCNSPCISKSCAKQLCCPPGALPLAHVNGCAEHNGGPSLDTYGSDGLSRRDTRQVAIEVSLDGCLSDHGQTLNKTQEDQCYVNSTHF; translated from the exons ATGGGCCGCTACTCGGGCAAGACTTGCCGGCTGCTCTTCATGCTGGTGCTCACCGTCGCCTTCTTCGTGGCGGAGCTGGTCTCCGGCTACCTGGGCAACTCCATCGCGCTGCTCTCCGACTCCTTCAACATGCTCTCCGACCTGATCTCGCTGTGCGTGGGCCTGAGCGCCGGCTACATCGCCCGGCGCCCCACCGGGGGCTTCAGCGCCACTTACGGCTACGCCCGCGCCGAGGTGGTGGGCGCGCTGAGCAACGCCGTCTTCCTCACCGCGCTCTGCTTCACCATCTTCGTGGAGGCCGTGCTGCGCCTGGCCCGGCCCGAGCGCATCGATGACCCCGAGCTGGTGCTCATCGTTGGCGTCCTGGGGCTGTTGGTCAACGTGGTGGGGCTGCTCATCTTCCAGGACTGCGCTGCCTGGTTCGCGTGCTGCCGCCGGGGCCGCCGTCGCCGCCTGCAACAGCGGCAGCAGCTGGCGGAGGACTACGTCCCCAGCGCTTTCGGGGGGCCTCAGGGTGCAGAGGACCCGCGGCGCGCTGCGGCCCCGACAGCCCCAGGCTCGGACTCGGCCGTAACCCTGCGGGGGACCTCGGTGGAAAGGAAGCGAGAGAAGGGGGCGACCGTGTTCTCAAACGTAGCAG GTGATTCCTTCAACACCCAGAATGAGCCAGAAGAGGtgatgaaaaaagagaaaaaatctgaAGCTCTGAATATCAGAG GTGTACTTTTGCATGTGATGGGAGATGCCCTGGGGTCCGTGGTTGTGGTCATCACGGCCATCATATTCTATGTGCTTCCCCTGAAGAGTGAGGAACCGTGTAACTGGCAGTGTTACATTGACCCCAGCCTGACTGTCCTCATGGTCATCATCATTTTGTCATCTGCCTTCCCGCTCATCAAGGAGACCGCTGCCATTCTGTTGCAGATGGTCCCCAAAGGAGTCAACATGGAAGAGCTGA TGAGCAAACTCTCTGCTGTGCCCGGAATTAGCAGTGTACATGAAGTGCACATCTGGGAACTTGTAAGTGGAAAGATTATTGCCACCCTGCACATCAAGTATCCTAAGGACAGGGGATATCAAGATGCCAGCACAAAAATTCGAGAAATCTTCCACAGTGCAGGAATCCACAATGTGACCATCCAGTTTGAAAATGTGGACTTGAAGGAACCCCTGGAGCAGAAGGACTTACTGTTGCTCTGCAACTCACCCTGCATCTCCAAGAGCTGTGCTAAGCAGCTGTGTTGTCCCCCCGGGGCACTGCCTCTGGCCCACGTCAATGGCTGCGCTGAGCACAATGGCGGGCCCTCTCTAGACACATACGGAAGTGATGGCCTCAGTAGAAGAGACACAAGACAAGTGGCTATTGAAGTGTCTTTGGACGGCTGTCTGAGTGACCACGGACAAACTCTTAACAAAACTCAGGAGGACCAATGTTATGTCAACAGCACTCATTTTTAA